A window of the Parabacteroides merdae ATCC 43184 genome harbors these coding sequences:
- a CDS encoding glycosyltransferase family 4 protein: MKIIVTGLRGFPNIQGGVETHCEKLYPRLSKLGVNVTVVRRSCFVKENPPLTSYQGVFFKDLPAPKIKGFESAIHTICGVWYAYKQKADIVHIHAIGPSIAIPFAKLLGLKVVVTHHGPDYDRKNWNFFAKFILKTGEFFAAKWADEIIVISTVIDNILKTKYNRNNAILIYNGVDIHQPTQTDQYIKSLGLSHRKYILAVGRFVKEKEFDKLIMAFSDLNLQDYHLVIAGDSDHKTSYSTYLKELARKKQVILTGMVKGESLKELYSHAGLFVLPSSHEGLPITLLEAMSYNIDTLVSDIPANLAVGLSKEHYFKVNHMNSLKQQLTYKIYQNNYPVYYDLKAYNWDHIAQQTFNVYNNLLNV; the protein is encoded by the coding sequence ATGAAAATCATAGTAACTGGATTAAGAGGTTTTCCCAATATACAAGGCGGCGTAGAGACTCATTGTGAAAAATTATACCCACGCCTCAGCAAGCTTGGAGTAAATGTAACAGTTGTAAGAAGATCCTGCTTTGTAAAGGAAAATCCTCCATTAACAAGTTATCAAGGTGTTTTTTTCAAAGATCTCCCAGCTCCCAAAATAAAAGGATTTGAAAGTGCTATCCACACTATATGTGGGGTTTGGTATGCCTATAAACAAAAAGCAGATATAGTCCATATACATGCCATTGGACCATCAATTGCCATTCCATTTGCAAAACTACTCGGATTGAAAGTGGTTGTCACCCATCACGGTCCAGATTATGATCGTAAAAATTGGAATTTTTTTGCAAAATTCATTTTAAAAACCGGTGAATTCTTCGCCGCTAAATGGGCAGACGAAATAATTGTCATCTCCACAGTTATTGACAATATACTAAAAACGAAATATAATAGAAACAACGCAATATTAATCTATAACGGTGTTGACATTCATCAGCCAACTCAAACCGATCAATATATCAAATCATTAGGACTTAGTCACAGAAAATATATTTTAGCTGTTGGCCGATTTGTAAAAGAAAAAGAATTTGACAAATTAATTATGGCCTTCTCCGATCTAAACTTACAGGATTATCACTTAGTTATCGCAGGAGATTCTGACCATAAAACATCTTATTCAACTTATCTAAAAGAATTAGCTCGAAAAAAGCAAGTTATATTGACTGGAATGGTAAAAGGTGAATCATTGAAAGAGCTTTATTCACATGCAGGATTATTCGTTTTACCCTCTTCCCATGAAGGTTTACCTATCACATTGTTAGAAGCTATGAGCTACAATATCGATACTTTAGTTAGCGATATTCCTGCTAATTTGGCAGTGGGATTATCAAAAGAGCACTATTTCAAAGTAAATCACATGAACAGTTTAAAGCAACAGCTAACATATAAGATATATCAAAACAATTATCCTGTATATTATGACTTAAAAGCATATAATTGGGATCACATAGCCCAGCAAACTTTTAATGTATATAATAATTTACTAAACGTGTAA
- a CDS encoding glycosyltransferase — protein sequence MKILQLNKYFYQKGGAETVFFNTISTLENRGHQVIPFALKNKKNKFSEYESYFVDYPELSESNIWTKITNIPAFIYNRQAAKQLERLILDKKPDIAHIHLLFNSLSVSILPVLQKYRIPTVMTVHDYRLICPAYTLTNGKGKICELCKDRHFIHCTLNRCSNGNLTNSMLLSLENSFRSCFYEPLNYIDKFIFVSKFAQKKHIEFNPGYASKAVQLYNFTPDIPTRINKKINHRYLLYFGRLSNEKGINSLLEAIRDIPEIDLKIIGRGPLSKEIGNNYPKNVSFLGFKEGQELKEYVKNALFTIVPSEWYENNPLSIIESLSLGTPVIGSNIGGIPELIQDEKTGFTFTMGSPADLTKTIRKAIAIPEEKLYEMSIACNKFAQQHFSADKHFNYLISIYQSILKASK from the coding sequence ATGAAAATACTACAGCTCAATAAATATTTTTATCAAAAAGGAGGGGCTGAGACTGTTTTTTTCAACACAATCTCAACCTTGGAAAACAGAGGACATCAAGTAATACCTTTTGCCCTAAAAAACAAAAAAAACAAATTTTCAGAATATGAATCTTATTTTGTGGATTATCCTGAATTATCAGAATCCAACATTTGGACTAAAATAACAAACATACCTGCATTCATTTACAATCGACAGGCAGCCAAACAATTAGAACGACTAATTTTGGATAAGAAACCGGATATCGCTCATATTCATTTACTATTCAATAGCCTATCTGTTTCTATATTACCTGTTTTACAGAAATATAGAATACCAACTGTTATGACTGTTCACGATTATCGGCTTATTTGTCCTGCTTATACATTAACAAACGGAAAAGGGAAAATTTGTGAATTATGCAAAGATCGACATTTTATCCACTGCACACTAAACAGGTGCTCCAACGGAAATTTAACAAATAGTATGTTACTTTCATTGGAGAACAGCTTCAGATCTTGCTTTTACGAGCCACTTAATTATATTGACAAATTCATTTTCGTCAGCAAGTTCGCCCAAAAAAAACATATCGAATTCAATCCTGGATATGCATCAAAAGCAGTCCAACTATATAACTTTACCCCAGATATACCTACAAGAATCAATAAAAAAATAAATCATAGATACTTACTTTATTTCGGTAGATTATCTAATGAAAAGGGGATCAATAGTTTATTAGAAGCAATACGAGATATACCCGAAATTGATTTAAAAATTATCGGCAGAGGCCCACTTTCAAAAGAAATAGGAAACAACTATCCCAAAAACGTTTCTTTTTTAGGTTTTAAGGAAGGTCAAGAATTAAAGGAATACGTTAAAAATGCACTTTTTACAATCGTTCCTTCTGAATGGTATGAGAACAATCCATTGAGCATTATTGAATCGCTCTCCTTGGGAACTCCTGTAATAGGCAGTAATATCGGAGGTATTCCTGAACTTATACAAGACGAAAAAACAGGATTCACATTTACAATGGGAAGCCCAGCCGATTTAACAAAAACTATTCGAAAAGCGATAGCAATACCTGAAGAAAAGCTTTATGAAATGTCTATAGCTTGCAATAAATTTGCACAACAACATTTCTCAGCAGACAAACACTTCAACTATCTTATCTCTATTTATCAATCAATATTAAAAGCTTCAAAATGA
- a CDS encoding metallophosphoesterase family protein yields the protein MEKKTLYLIYVIIVLPFAVACRDTEDNLTVSTLRSDIHDYLYTINNSEATQRLDSIMYNKTDTDKIYERFKIVHISDPHISAISTNNNYTNPINLKQSVTFANQSKLKINALIATGDFISNSSRKDAILFMESFTKHFYEGNHIPSFICTGNHDCNMIEKVSKNYISKEKIHSILFPKQTQTNQNYFYADIPNPQGGTIRIISLDMLDQPGTEYNTRIYAYYSQEQINWLGNIALKKGITDQHSIIILNHYPFQAYSPKANTYLCDGDFVHPWFMIPEIIEAYRSRSSISKTYLNKLRDNKNISVNFNFHDSKGEFICYLGGHDHFTTNFDIHDLENENKSIPPQKMLLCTNQAPSEVGIIYNRVIREVDSLSSNSFCIYAIDTKEKKIYITFFGAYKPTDKAEYPKIQIIPYSQSEVSPNSSLSENVKINQLEKM from the coding sequence ATGGAAAAGAAAACATTGTATTTAATATATGTTATAATTGTCTTACCTTTTGCTGTTGCATGCAGAGACACAGAAGACAATCTTACAGTATCCACCTTACGCAGTGACATACATGATTACTTATATACAATCAACAATAGTGAAGCAACCCAACGCCTAGATTCGATCATGTACAACAAAACAGATACCGACAAGATATATGAACGTTTCAAGATTGTTCATATATCAGATCCACATATATCCGCAATATCTACTAATAACAATTATACAAACCCCATAAATCTAAAACAATCCGTAACCTTCGCCAATCAATCCAAACTCAAAATCAATGCTTTGATAGCAACAGGAGACTTTATTTCCAATTCCAGTCGAAAAGATGCTATTCTTTTCATGGAATCATTTACAAAACATTTCTACGAAGGGAATCATATCCCGTCTTTTATATGCACAGGCAATCACGACTGCAATATGATAGAAAAAGTCTCAAAAAATTACATCAGTAAAGAAAAAATTCACTCCATTCTATTTCCTAAGCAAACTCAAACAAATCAAAATTATTTCTATGCAGATATACCCAATCCTCAAGGAGGTACTATTCGAATCATCTCATTAGACATGTTAGATCAACCAGGCACTGAATATAATACACGCATTTATGCCTACTATTCACAAGAACAAATCAATTGGTTAGGTAATATTGCACTAAAAAAGGGAATAACTGACCAACATAGTATAATCATCTTGAACCACTACCCATTCCAAGCCTATTCACCAAAAGCTAATACTTATCTATGCGATGGTGATTTTGTCCACCCTTGGTTCATGATCCCTGAGATAATAGAGGCTTACCGATCTCGCTCCAGCATATCAAAAACATATCTCAATAAATTAAGGGATAATAAAAATATTTCTGTCAATTTCAACTTCCATGACAGTAAGGGAGAATTCATCTGTTATTTAGGAGGACATGACCATTTTACAACAAACTTTGATATACATGATCTTGAAAATGAAAATAAAAGCATTCCCCCTCAAAAAATGCTTCTCTGTACCAATCAAGCCCCCAGCGAAGTCGGAATTATCTATAATCGCGTCATACGTGAAGTCGATAGTCTCAGCAGCAACAGCTTTTGTATATATGCCATTGACACCAAAGAAAAAAAAATCTACATTACATTCTTCGGAGCCTACAAACCGACAGACAAGGCTGAATATCCCAAAATCCAAATTATTCCATATTCACAGAGCGAGGTTTCCCCCAATTCCTCATTGAGCGAGAACGTGAAAATCAATCAATTGGAAAAGATGTAA
- a CDS encoding manganese efflux pump MntP has product MSFLEIVLLAVGLSMDSLAVSVTGGALIQNYRHHHMLKIGCVMGIFQAGMTIAGYLAGMSFKKYITAFDHWIAFLLLLYLGGKMIYESTQEKEEDCRTNPLCYKTLCGLGIATSIDALAVGISLACIESAIALEALTIGIVTFLFSAFGVYFGNHFSRKIDLKLDLIGGLILIGIGTKILIEHLYFNG; this is encoded by the coding sequence ATGTCATTTTTAGAAATAGTGTTACTGGCTGTGGGATTGTCGATGGACAGTCTCGCAGTTTCTGTCACCGGTGGGGCTCTCATACAAAACTACAGACATCACCACATGCTGAAGATCGGCTGCGTGATGGGGATTTTTCAAGCAGGGATGACCATAGCGGGCTACCTGGCGGGGATGAGCTTCAAGAAATACATCACGGCATTCGATCACTGGATCGCTTTCCTGCTGTTGCTTTACCTCGGAGGCAAAATGATATACGAGAGTACCCAGGAAAAAGAAGAGGATTGCAGAACGAACCCGCTATGCTACAAGACACTGTGCGGATTAGGCATTGCAACAAGCATCGATGCGCTGGCTGTCGGCATATCGCTGGCCTGCATCGAATCAGCCATTGCACTGGAAGCCTTGACGATAGGGATCGTCACCTTCCTGTTCTCCGCTTTTGGCGTCTACTTCGGCAACCACTTCAGCCGCAAGATAGACCTCAAACTGGACCTAATCGGCGGATTGATCCTGATCGGCATCGGCACCAAAATCCTGATCGAGCATCTTTATTTCAATGGATAA
- a CDS encoding nitroreductase family protein encodes MNLLELAQKRCSIRKYASSPVEDEKLAYILEAGRMAPSAVNFQPWYFVIIRQEAGRAKIQECYAREWFRSAPLYILVCGDHSQSWKRSSDRKDHMDIDVAIATEHISLAAAEQGLGSCWVCNFDTDLCRKHFNLPDTIEPAVILTIGYPESPDLFEQTSKKRKTLEEIIKEETF; translated from the coding sequence ATGAACCTGTTAGAACTGGCACAGAAACGTTGTTCGATACGCAAGTACGCATCCTCCCCGGTGGAAGACGAGAAACTGGCATATATCTTGGAAGCCGGACGTATGGCTCCATCGGCAGTCAACTTCCAGCCCTGGTATTTCGTCATAATCCGGCAAGAGGCAGGGCGAGCAAAAATACAGGAATGCTATGCACGCGAATGGTTCCGATCCGCACCGCTCTACATTCTCGTCTGCGGCGACCACAGCCAGTCGTGGAAACGTTCTTCGGATCGGAAAGATCATATGGACATCGATGTGGCAATCGCCACGGAACATATCAGCTTAGCAGCCGCTGAACAAGGTCTGGGCAGCTGCTGGGTTTGTAACTTTGACACGGATCTATGCCGGAAGCATTTCAATTTACCAGACACGATAGAGCCGGCGGTTATACTCACGATAGGTTATCCGGAAAGTCCGGATCTTTTTGAACAGACTTCCAAAAAACGGAAAACGTTGGAGGAGATCATCAAGGAAGAAACATTTTAA
- a CDS encoding glycosyltransferase: MDISVVIPLYNEAESLPELFAWIERVMKEHNFSYEVIFINDGSTDNSWEVIEALKSKNPEVVHAVKFRRNYGKSPGLNCGFQRAKGDVVITMDADLQDSPDEIPELYRMITEEGYDLVSGWKKKRYDPLSKTIPTKLFNATARKFSGITNLHDFNCGLKAYKNIVIKNIEVYNDMHRYIPYLAKIAGFSKIGEKVVKHQARKYGTTKFGLNRFVNGYLDLITLWFTSKFGKKPMHFFGLWGSVMFFIGFIALVIVLSAKLISICTGDLRPLVTNSPYFYVSLTAMILGTQMFLAGFIGELISRDSPNRNKYKIETEL, translated from the coding sequence ATGGACATATCAGTAGTTATACCACTGTACAATGAAGCCGAGTCTCTTCCTGAATTGTTTGCCTGGATAGAGCGGGTGATGAAAGAACATAATTTCAGTTACGAAGTAATTTTTATCAATGACGGAAGCACGGACAACTCCTGGGAAGTGATCGAAGCACTTAAAAGCAAGAATCCGGAAGTGGTACACGCTGTCAAGTTCCGCCGTAATTACGGCAAATCCCCCGGTCTGAACTGCGGTTTCCAACGGGCAAAGGGAGATGTGGTCATCACGATGGATGCCGACCTGCAAGACAGCCCCGACGAGATTCCCGAACTATACAGGATGATCACCGAAGAAGGCTATGACCTGGTGTCCGGTTGGAAGAAAAAACGTTACGACCCGCTGTCAAAAACCATTCCGACCAAGCTGTTCAACGCTACGGCACGCAAATTCTCCGGCATTACGAACCTGCACGATTTCAACTGCGGACTGAAGGCTTACAAGAACATCGTAATCAAGAACATAGAAGTCTATAACGATATGCACCGCTACATTCCCTACCTTGCCAAGATCGCGGGATTCAGCAAGATCGGCGAAAAAGTGGTGAAACACCAAGCCCGCAAGTACGGAACGACCAAATTCGGACTGAACCGCTTCGTAAACGGTTATCTGGACCTGATCACGCTCTGGTTCACCTCCAAATTCGGAAAGAAGCCGATGCATTTCTTTGGATTATGGGGAAGCGTGATGTTTTTCATCGGTTTCATCGCACTGGTCATTGTGTTGAGTGCGAAACTGATTTCCATCTGCACGGGAGATTTGCGGCCACTGGTCACCAACTCGCCCTACTTCTATGTTTCGCTCACGGCCATGATCCTCGGAACACAGATGTTCCTCGCGGGATTCATCGGAGAGTTGATTTCAAGAGATTCACCTAATCGAAACAAATATAAAATCGAAACAGAATTATGA
- a CDS encoding DUF4199 domain-containing protein, whose translation MEENKGLLLKCAMSYGLAMGIYWVIKYLFLIFGYSIPSLIFIYEGLSLAVPLIAYYLTKRYRQDIGGSISFFHAWRFGIMLYFFAALIVSIEHFIFFQFIAPPDFLNNTMTQAIVALKNADFNSEVIEAISRTNFTPIHMAIQGIFNNIFYGIILSIPVAALVCRKQTASPVSEEK comes from the coding sequence ATGGAAGAGAATAAAGGTTTACTGTTGAAGTGCGCGATGTCTTATGGCCTGGCTATGGGCATATATTGGGTGATAAAATATCTGTTCCTCATTTTCGGGTATTCCATACCCTCGCTTATCTTTATTTATGAAGGCTTAAGTCTTGCCGTTCCTCTCATCGCCTATTACTTGACCAAGCGTTACCGGCAGGACATAGGAGGAAGCATCAGTTTCTTCCATGCATGGCGGTTCGGCATCATGCTGTATTTCTTCGCGGCCCTGATCGTTTCGATCGAGCATTTCATATTCTTCCAGTTTATCGCTCCGCCCGACTTCCTGAACAACACGATGACACAAGCCATAGTGGCGCTGAAGAACGCTGACTTCAACAGTGAAGTGATCGAGGCTATCAGCCGGACCAACTTCACTCCCATCCACATGGCTATCCAGGGTATTTTCAATAATATATTTTACGGAATCATATTATCCATACCGGTAGCAGCACTGGTTTGCCGCAAACAAACAGCAAGCCCTGTGTCCGAAGAAAAATAA
- a CDS encoding amidophosphoribosyltransferase, whose translation MGGFFGTISKSACSTDLFYGTDYNSHLGTRRGGMATYDKEAGFTRSIHNLESSYFRTKFEPALDKFVGNAGIGIISDTDAQPIVINSHLGKFAIVTVAKINNIEELEQDLLKANMHFSELSSGKTNQTELVALLITQGKDFVEGIENVYDRVKGSCSMLLLTEDGIIVARDKWGRTPIIIGKKDGAYAATSESSSLPNLDYEIDRFVGPGEILRLRADGIEQMRRPNEQMQVCSFLWVYYGFPVSCYEGRNVEEVRFQSGYKMGKKDESEVDCVCGIPDSGVGMALGYAEGKGAPYHRAIAKYTPTWPRSFTPANQELRSLVAKMKLIPNRAMLEGKRILFCDDSIVRGTQLRDNVKILYDYGAKEVHMRIACPPLIYGCPFLGFTSSKSPLELITRRIIKELEGDENKNLEKYATTDSPEYQKMVQIIADRFGLSSLKFNTLETLIEAIGLPKCKVCTHCFDGSSCF comes from the coding sequence ATGGGTGGTTTTTTCGGAACTATTTCTAAGTCGGCTTGTTCAACTGATTTATTCTATGGCACCGACTATAATTCTCATCTGGGAACCCGGCGCGGCGGTATGGCTACATACGATAAGGAAGCCGGTTTCACACGTTCGATTCACAATCTGGAAAGTTCTTATTTTCGTACGAAGTTCGAGCCTGCTCTCGACAAGTTTGTGGGAAATGCCGGAATCGGTATCATCAGCGATACGGATGCGCAGCCGATCGTCATCAACTCCCACCTCGGTAAGTTCGCCATCGTGACGGTTGCCAAGATCAATAACATCGAGGAATTGGAACAGGATTTGCTGAAAGCGAATATGCACTTCTCCGAACTGAGTTCGGGCAAGACGAACCAGACCGAACTGGTAGCGTTGCTGATTACGCAGGGAAAGGATTTTGTCGAAGGCATTGAAAATGTTTACGACCGGGTCAAAGGTTCCTGTTCCATGTTGCTGCTGACGGAAGACGGTATCATCGTGGCCCGCGACAAGTGGGGGCGTACGCCTATTATTATAGGTAAGAAAGACGGAGCCTATGCCGCTACCAGCGAATCGAGCAGTTTACCTAACTTGGATTATGAAATAGACCGATTTGTCGGGCCGGGAGAAATCCTCCGCTTGCGTGCCGACGGCATCGAGCAGATGCGCCGTCCGAACGAGCAGATGCAGGTTTGCTCTTTCCTTTGGGTGTATTACGGTTTCCCGGTTTCTTGCTACGAGGGCAGGAATGTCGAGGAGGTCCGTTTCCAAAGCGGTTACAAGATGGGGAAGAAGGACGAGAGCGAAGTGGATTGTGTTTGCGGTATCCCTGATTCAGGCGTAGGGATGGCTTTGGGATATGCCGAAGGCAAAGGGGCTCCTTACCATCGGGCGATAGCCAAATACACACCGACTTGGCCGCGTAGTTTCACTCCGGCTAATCAGGAATTGCGTTCGCTTGTCGCGAAAATGAAACTGATCCCGAACCGGGCCATGCTGGAAGGAAAGCGAATCTTGTTTTGTGATGACTCGATCGTGCGCGGGACGCAGCTTCGCGACAACGTGAAAATCTTGTATGACTACGGGGCAAAAGAGGTACATATGCGCATTGCCTGCCCGCCTCTTATCTATGGTTGCCCGTTCCTCGGCTTTACTTCGTCGAAGAGTCCGCTCGAACTGATCACCCGTCGTATCATCAAGGAACTGGAAGGAGACGAGAACAAAAATCTGGAAAAATATGCGACGACCGACTCTCCTGAATATCAAAAGATGGTGCAGATCATTGCTGACCGCTTCGGCTTGAGCTCGTTGAAGTTCAATACGCTGGAAACACTCATCGAGGCAATCGGCCTACCGAAATGCAAAGTTTGTACGCATTGTTTCGACGGAAGCAGTTGTTTCTAA
- the pepT gene encoding peptidase T, protein MTVTDRFLKYVTFDTESSETTGVTPSTPGQRVFAEALVKELEEIGLEDITLDDKSYLMATLPANTAKEVPTIGFIAHLDTSPDMSGKDVEPRIVSYEGGDIVLCAEENVVLSPLMFPELDDYKGQDIIVTNGKTLLGADDKGGVAAIIAAMKYLKDHPEIEHGKIRVGFTPDEEIGAGADYFDVEKFGCEWAYTIDGGQIGELEYENFNAAGAKVVFKGLNVHPGYAKDKMLNASLLAVEFASWLPVAQRPEHTTGYEGFFHLTGISGTVEEASLSYIIRDHVRTAFERKKELLHELVKRMNEMHPGSTTLELRDQYYNMREVVEPKKFIVDLAFDAMKEAGVTPLVKPIRGGTDGARLSFMGLPCPNIFAGGLNFHGRYEFLPVKSLEKSMETIVKIAELLVKGNYTS, encoded by the coding sequence ATGACTGTAACAGATAGATTTTTGAAGTACGTGACGTTCGACACCGAGTCGAGCGAAACCACGGGTGTGACTCCCAGTACGCCGGGACAGCGCGTGTTTGCCGAAGCGTTGGTGAAAGAGTTGGAAGAGATAGGATTGGAAGACATCACCCTCGATGACAAGAGCTACCTGATGGCTACCCTGCCTGCCAATACGGCGAAGGAAGTTCCGACAATCGGCTTTATCGCCCATCTGGATACCAGCCCCGATATGTCGGGCAAGGATGTCGAGCCGCGTATCGTAAGTTACGAAGGGGGGGATATCGTGTTGTGCGCCGAAGAAAACGTGGTGCTTTCGCCGCTTATGTTTCCCGAACTGGACGATTATAAAGGACAGGATATCATCGTGACCAACGGCAAAACCCTGTTAGGAGCGGATGATAAGGGAGGAGTGGCTGCTATCATCGCCGCCATGAAATACCTGAAGGATCATCCGGAGATCGAACATGGCAAGATTCGCGTAGGGTTTACGCCCGACGAAGAGATCGGAGCCGGAGCCGACTACTTCGATGTCGAAAAGTTCGGTTGCGAATGGGCCTATACGATCGACGGCGGACAGATCGGCGAGTTGGAATACGAGAACTTCAATGCTGCCGGAGCCAAAGTCGTTTTCAAAGGGCTGAACGTACATCCGGGATATGCCAAGGACAAGATGCTGAACGCATCGTTGCTGGCGGTAGAGTTCGCCTCTTGGCTGCCTGTCGCGCAACGTCCCGAACATACGACCGGTTATGAAGGCTTTTTCCATCTGACCGGCATAAGCGGAACGGTCGAGGAGGCTTCTCTTTCCTATATCATACGCGACCATGTGCGCACTGCTTTCGAACGGAAGAAAGAGTTGCTGCACGAGTTGGTGAAGCGAATGAACGAGATGCATCCGGGCAGTACGACGCTCGAACTGCGCGACCAGTATTACAATATGCGTGAAGTGGTCGAACCGAAGAAATTCATCGTGGACTTGGCGTTCGACGCCATGAAGGAAGCCGGTGTCACACCTTTGGTGAAGCCGATCCGCGGAGGTACGGACGGTGCTCGCCTTTCTTTCATGGGACTGCCTTGCCCGAATATCTTCGCAGGCGGGTTGAACTTCCACGGACGGTATGAATTCCTCCCGGTCAAGTCGCTTGAAAAGAGCATGGAGACGATCGTTAAAATAGCAGAACTATTGGTCAAAGGTAATTATACATCATAA
- the gcvT gene encoding glycine cleavage system aminomethyltransferase GcvT, whose translation MKTTPFTDVHIALGAKMHEFAGFNMPIEYTGIIDEHMTVVNGVGVFDVSHMGEFWVKGPNALAFIQSVTSNDASVLPIGKAQYTCFPNDKGGIVDDLLVYHYEPEKYLLVVNAGNIAKDWDWCVSHNTVGAELENSSDRTAQLAVQGPKAVEVLQRLTPVDLSSIPYYSFVTGEFAGCKNVIISNTGYTGAGGFELYFYPDDAMTIWNAIFEAGKPEGIKPIGLGARDTLRLEMGFCLYGNDLDDTTSPIEAGLGWITKFAEGKNFTNRAELERQKKEGVSRKLCAFELVDKGIPRHGYEIADAEGNIIGVVTSGTMSPVLKKGIGMGYVKPEFAKAGTEICIKVRGRNLKAQVVKAPFRK comes from the coding sequence ATGAAAACAACTCCGTTTACCGATGTGCACATTGCACTCGGTGCCAAAATGCATGAATTTGCAGGTTTCAACATGCCGATCGAATACACCGGTATTATCGACGAACACATGACCGTTGTGAATGGTGTGGGTGTGTTCGATGTCTCCCACATGGGCGAGTTTTGGGTAAAAGGTCCGAATGCGCTGGCTTTTATCCAGAGCGTTACCTCGAACGACGCTTCCGTGTTGCCGATCGGCAAAGCTCAATATACTTGCTTTCCGAATGACAAGGGCGGTATCGTGGACGACCTGCTGGTCTATCATTATGAACCGGAAAAATACCTTTTGGTTGTCAATGCGGGTAACATCGCCAAAGATTGGGATTGGTGCGTGAGCCATAATACAGTAGGGGCGGAACTGGAAAACTCTTCCGACCGTACTGCACAGTTGGCTGTCCAGGGCCCGAAAGCCGTCGAAGTTTTGCAGCGCCTGACTCCGGTCGACCTGTCTTCCATTCCTTACTATTCGTTTGTGACGGGTGAATTTGCAGGTTGCAAGAACGTCATCATCTCCAATACGGGATATACCGGAGCCGGTGGTTTCGAACTTTATTTTTACCCGGATGATGCCATGACGATCTGGAATGCCATCTTCGAAGCCGGTAAGCCTGAAGGTATCAAACCGATCGGCCTGGGTGCACGCGACACGCTACGTCTGGAAATGGGCTTCTGTCTGTATGGCAACGATCTCGACGACACGACTTCGCCGATCGAAGCCGGTCTGGGTTGGATCACCAAGTTCGCCGAAGGCAAGAACTTCACCAATCGCGCCGAACTGGAACGCCAGAAGAAAGAAGGCGTTAGCCGCAAGCTGTGTGCCTTCGAGTTGGTAGACAAAGGTATTCCCCGTCACGGCTATGAGATTGCCGATGCCGAAGGCAACATCATCGGTGTGGTGACATCCGGAACCATGTCGCCTGTCTTGAAGAAAGGTATCGGTATGGGGTATGTGAAACCTGAATTTGCAAAAGCCGGGACGGAAATCTGTATCAAGGTTCGGGGGCGTAACTTGAAAGCCCAGGTTGTAAAAGCGCCGTTCCGCAAGTAA